A genomic window from Salvia miltiorrhiza cultivar Shanhuang (shh) chromosome 5, IMPLAD_Smil_shh, whole genome shotgun sequence includes:
- the LOC131025961 gene encoding uncharacterized protein LOC131025961 yields MSDKKEQVKPLAPAAHRVDIDDYDRSDAFSVELASHLCHSRQKCIKLCGCCAAILLIAVTVVLVLMFTVFHVKDPSLKMNSVAVHGVGELDRRTGSGPGRNLTFDFEVEVKNPNVASFKFGNTTTFLYYGGSLVGEATGQAGEARARKRVRMDVSVGVMVDKIMGVERLGNDLSVGILSISSYTRISGKVKITQAIKKSVVVVKLNCTMNLIVRTQGIQDLKCT; encoded by the coding sequence ATGTCCGACAAGAAAGAGCAAGTGAAGCCCTTGGCGCCGGCGGCGCACCGTGTCGACATCGACGACTACGACCGCTCCGACGCCTTCTCGGTGGAGCTGGCCTCGCACCTCTGCCACAGCCGCCAGAAGTGCATCAAGCTCTGCGGCTGCTGCGCTGCGATCCTACTGATCGCGGTGACGGTGGTGCTAGTGCTCATGTTCACCGTCTTTCACGTCAAAGATCCGTCGCTAAAGATGAACTCTGTCGCGGTTCACGGCGTCGGTGAGCTCGACCGGCGCACAGGTTCCGGGCCGGGCCGTAACCTGACGTTTGACTTCGAGGTCGAGGTCAAGAACCCGAACGTGGCGTCGTTCAAGTTTGGCAATACGACGACGTTTTTGTACTACGGGGGCTCGTTGGTGGGGGAGGCAACGGGCCAGGCGGGCGAGGCCCGGGCCCGAAAGAGGGTTCGGATGGACGTGAGCGTTGGAGTTATGGTGGATAAAATTATGGGAGTTGAAAGATTAGGGAATGATTTAAGCGTTGGAATTTTGAGTATTAGTAGCTACACGAGGATTAGTGGGAAGGTGAAGATTACGCAAGCTATTAAGAAAAGTGTTGTTGTGGTCAAATTGAATTGCACCATGAATTTGATTGTAAGGACGCAGGGGATTCAAGATTTGAAATGCACTTGA
- the LOC131024657 gene encoding late embryogenesis abundant protein At1g64065-like yields MSKGEGRSRKKCLAYVAAFLVFQTAIILVFALTVMKIKSPKVRFNAMVVESFSSNNNTATSINMRLLAQLTIKNTNFGHFKYDNATLVVFYNGVPLGEALIPRGRTKARKTQRFNINVDVSTDTLSDTNLGNDINSGILRLSSQAKLNGKVHLMKIIKKKKSGQMNCDWTVNLGNRQVENLRCN; encoded by the coding sequence ATGTCAAAGGGAGAAGGAAGAAGCCGCAAGAAATGCTTAGCATACGTTGCAGCATTCTTGGTGTTCCAAACGGCTATCATATTAGTGTTTGCCCTCACAGTTATGAAGATCAAAAGCCCTAAGGTGAGGTTCAACGCCATGGTTGTCGAAAGCTTCAGCTCCAACAACAACACCGCAACTTCCATCAACATGAGGCTGCTCGCTCAACTCACCATCAAAAACACCAACTTTGGGCATTTCAAGTATGACAACGCCACGCTTGTCGTATTCTACAATGGGGTGCCACTCGGGGAAGCTCTAATTCCCCGGGGCCGCACCAAGGCCAGAAAAACGCAGAGGTTCAACATCAATGTGGATGTTAGCACAGACACACTATCTGATACTAACTTGGGAAATGACATCAATTCTGGGATTTTGAGGCTCAGCAGCCAAGCTAAATTGAATGGAAAGGTGCATTTGATGAAGAtcatcaagaagaagaaatctGGTCAAATGAATTGTGATTGGACTGTCAATTTGGGTAACAGGCAGGTGGAGAATTTGAGATGCAATTAG
- the LOC131024656 gene encoding uncharacterized protein LOC131024656, producing the protein MYVTRPLSQLLKSPEILAAAPDGPNSGFLVIQDEESLRYSCFGVCKNRSLKQLPFPQDKELTIQYTTSNGQSTHVSNDPVFLIPALNCPLSSNRYYAILPHRKRIGEAFTCSREEDKVSCCFCRCVKDVKSRPLDPRNVYQQFQLVPYESACISAGYFVAKSVASDGFPPYFLRRKGWTIYTKTPHTFKLDTAQGLDPGLRARLPELDSSRVVGKWYTPFVFVKDGSLRDQVKRSMYYEVTLEQRWEQIFKIGRDHNIGDAVVVDAAVEREEVFVGGSKSTWSAADGVVWFKVEDGGGVGLRVELVERMKWEEERGGWVRGEERQVKIHKVEKWEGGGDWNEFGCSVLVETFNLRRMDGTMVMTYNFKHFNQLKTKWK; encoded by the exons atgtaCGTGACAAGGCCTCTGTCGCAGCTGCTAAAATCCCCAGAAATTTTAGCAGCAGCTCCCGACGGTCCCAACAGTGGATTCCTAGTGATCCAAGACGAGGAATCTTTGAGATACTCTTGTTTCGGAGTGTGCAAGAATCGCAGCCTTAAGCAGCTGCCTTTCCCTCAAGACAAGGAGCTCACCATTCAATACACCACCAGCAACGGCCAGTCCACTCATGTATCCAACGATCCTGTTTTCTTGATTCCTGCTCTCAACTGCCCCTTGTCTTCCAATCGCTACTACGCCATCCTTCCCCATCGGAAACGCATAGG AGAAGCCTTCACCTGCTCGAGAGAAGAAGATAAGGTGAGCTGCTGCTTCTGCCGCTGCGTCAAGGACGTCAAGTCTAGGCCGTTGGATCCGCGCAACGTGTACCAGCAGTTCCAGCTTGTTCCATACGAGTCCGCTTGCATCTCAGCCGGCTACTTCGTGGCCAAGTCGGTTGCTTCGGATGGTTTCCCTCCCTACTTCCTGCGGCGGAAGGGCTGGACGATCTACACCAAGACTCCCCACACGTTCAAACTGGACACGGCGCAGGGCCTCGATCCCGGCCTCCGTGCTCGTCTGCCGGAGTTGGATTCGTCCAGAGTGGTGGGGAAATGGTACACTCCCTTCGTGTTTGTCAAGGATGGATCCTTGAGAGATCAAGTGAAACGATCCATGTATTATGAGGTTACATTGGAGCAGAGATGGGAGCAGATTTTCAAGATTGGTCGTGATCATAATATAGGGGATGCGGTGGTGGTTGATGCTGCAGTTGAAAGGGAGGAGGTGTTTGTTGGTGGGAGCAAATCTACGTGGAGCGCGGCCGACGGAGTCGTGTGGTTCAAGGTTGAAGACGGAGGAGGAGTGGGGTTGAGAGTGGAGCTGGTGGAGAGGATGAAATGGGAGGAAGAGAGGGGAGGGTGGGTGCGAGGGGAGGAGAGGCAAGTGAAGATTCATAAGGTGGAGAAATGGGAAGGAGGTGGTGATTGGAATGAGTTTGGATGCTCTGTTTTGGTGGAGACCTTCAATTTGAGGAGAATGGATGGGACTATGGTGATGACTTATAATTTTAAGCATTTTAACCAGTTGAAGACAAAGTGGAAATAG